Proteins encoded by one window of Chryseobacterium foetidum:
- a CDS encoding endonuclease domain-containing protein yields the protein MKEILTEINGVPIYKNCTHYLPYNPNLKILLPQKRKAGILNEVIFWKKVRAKNFHNIDFDRQRIIGNYIVDFYVKNLGLIIEIDGSSHDEKDIDDGIRQDYLESLGLKVFRISDFDIKNNLSVVMKELEDFIIKNYSR from the coding sequence ATGAAAGAAATCCTAACAGAAATAAACGGAGTTCCGATTTACAAGAATTGCACTCACTATCTACCCTACAATCCAAATTTAAAAATACTGTTACCTCAAAAACGCAAAGCAGGAATTCTAAATGAAGTAATATTCTGGAAGAAAGTGAGAGCAAAAAATTTCCATAATATTGATTTTGACAGACAGAGAATTATCGGAAATTATATTGTTGATTTTTATGTAAAAAATCTTGGCTTAATTATAGAAATCGATGGTTCAAGCCATGATGAAAAAGATATTGATGATGGTATAAGACAAGATTATCTGGAATCATTGGGATTGAAAGTTTTCAGAATTTCAGATTTTGATATTAAAAACAATCTGTCCGTAGTAATGAAGGAACTGGAAGATTTTATCATTAAAAATTACAGCAGGTAA
- a CDS encoding urocanate hydratase, translated as MTFQQQIQQGIPTELPQPKPYETQINHAPKRKEILSEEEKKLALKNALRYFEPKFHAELLPEFREELEKYGRIYMYRFRPDYEMKARDIAEYPGKSEQAKAIMLMIQNNLDYAVAQHPHELITYGGNGAVFSNWAQYLLTMKYLSEMTDEQTLTMYSGHPMGLFPSHKDAPRVVVTNGMMIPNYSKPDDWEKFNALGVSQYGQMTAGSYMYIGPQGIVHGTTITILNAMRKIGKSPSFGGVGEDSVLFVTSGLGGMSGAQPKAGNIAGCITVIAEVNPKITKIRHEQKWVNEIHENLDELVARVRKAQENQETVSLAYLGNIVDIWEKFDEENLRIDIGSDQTSLHNPWAGGYYPVGQTFEESNTMMAENPELFKEKVQKTLRRHASAINKHTAKGTYFFDYGNAFLLEASRAGADVMSDNPTIGREFKYPSYVQDIMGPMCFDYGFGPFRWVCTSGKPEDLQKTDDIACAVLEEMIKTSPEEIQQQMKDNITWIKGAQENNLVVGSQARILYADAEGRMKIAEAFNKAIANEEIGAVVLGRDHHDVSGTDSPYRETSNIYDGSRFTADMAIHNVIGDSFRGATWVSIHNGGGVGWGEVINGGFGMLLDGSDDADRRLKSMLFWDVNNGISRRSWARNEGAVFAIKRAMEAEPNLKVTLPNFVDESLF; from the coding sequence ATGACTTTCCAACAACAAATACAACAGGGAATTCCCACCGAATTACCTCAGCCAAAACCATACGAAACCCAAATCAACCACGCTCCGAAACGTAAAGAAATTCTTTCAGAAGAAGAGAAAAAACTCGCTCTGAAAAACGCGTTGCGCTATTTCGAACCCAAATTCCACGCAGAATTGTTGCCGGAATTTAGGGAAGAACTGGAAAAATACGGCAGAATCTACATGTACCGTTTCCGTCCCGACTATGAGATGAAAGCGAGAGATATTGCCGAATATCCAGGAAAATCTGAGCAGGCAAAAGCCATTATGCTGATGATTCAGAACAATCTGGATTATGCTGTGGCACAACATCCGCACGAACTGATTACTTACGGCGGTAACGGTGCCGTGTTCAGCAACTGGGCGCAGTATCTTCTGACGATGAAATATCTGTCTGAAATGACGGACGAACAAACGTTGACGATGTATTCCGGTCATCCGATGGGATTATTTCCTTCGCATAAAGATGCGCCGAGAGTTGTGGTGACGAACGGAATGATGATTCCAAATTATTCCAAGCCGGATGACTGGGAAAAATTCAATGCGCTGGGTGTTTCGCAGTACGGACAAATGACGGCCGGATCTTATATGTACATCGGTCCGCAGGGAATTGTACACGGAACGACGATAACTATTCTCAATGCTATGCGCAAAATTGGAAAAAGCCCCTCCTTTGGAGGGGTTGGGGAGGATTCTGTATTATTCGTCACTTCCGGTTTAGGTGGAATGTCCGGAGCTCAGCCAAAAGCGGGAAATATCGCAGGTTGTATCACGGTGATTGCAGAAGTGAATCCAAAGATTACCAAAATCCGTCACGAACAGAAATGGGTGAATGAAATCCACGAAAATCTGGATGAATTGGTGGCAAGAGTAAGAAAAGCTCAGGAAAATCAGGAAACGGTTTCTTTGGCTTACCTTGGAAACATCGTCGATATCTGGGAGAAATTTGATGAAGAAAATTTAAGAATCGATATCGGTTCAGACCAGACTTCGCTTCACAATCCGTGGGCGGGCGGTTATTATCCGGTCGGGCAAACCTTTGAGGAATCGAACACGATGATGGCAGAAAACCCTGAATTATTCAAAGAAAAAGTTCAGAAAACCTTGAGAAGACACGCTTCCGCTATCAATAAACACACCGCAAAAGGAACTTATTTCTTCGATTACGGAAATGCCTTTTTACTCGAAGCTTCCAGAGCCGGAGCCGATGTAATGTCAGACAATCCTACGATTGGAAGGGAATTCAAATACCCATCTTACGTTCAGGATATTATGGGGCCGATGTGTTTTGATTATGGTTTCGGGCCGTTCCGTTGGGTTTGTACCAGCGGAAAACCTGAAGATTTGCAGAAAACAGATGATATTGCGTGTGCCGTTTTAGAGGAAATGATTAAAACATCGCCGGAAGAAATCCAACAGCAGATGAAAGACAATATTACGTGGATCAAAGGTGCTCAGGAAAACAATCTGGTCGTTGGTTCGCAGGCGAGAATTCTGTACGCCGATGCAGAAGGCAGAATGAAAATCGCTGAAGCTTTCAACAAAGCCATTGCCAACGAAGAAATCGGAGCGGTGGTTTTGGGAAGAGACCATCACGATGTTTCGGGGACAGATTCGCCGTACAGAGAGACTTCCAATATTTATGACGGTTCAAGATTTACGGCAGATATGGCGATTCACAATGTGATTGGCGACAGTTTCCGTGGGGCGACCTGGGTGAGTATTCACAACGGTGGCGGCGTTGGCTGGGGCGAAGTGATCAACGGTGGTTTCGGGATGTTGCTCGATGGAAGCGATGATGCCGACAGAAGATTAAAATCAATGCTTTTCTGGGACGTCAACAACGGAATTTCCCGAAGAAGCTGGGCAAGAAATGAAGGAGCTGTTTTCGCGATTAAAAGAGCAATGGAAGCGGAGCCGAATTTGAAGGTGACGCTGCCGAATTTTGTGGATGAGAGTTTGTTTTAA
- a CDS encoding DUF4276 family protein, whose protein sequence is MSKPAFIIDGFTEKLILEKICPGSKITRTDLNGKTVTIKAIAKKISSLIKLLGNKFYPIIIVVDKEDREESCDKLIDELTTELKQNGCEDQDMRVFFADRMIENWIIADWDILKNSKDKPLITDGLRGSKIIKESLGSYSKTIDGVNLFVKCDSKIIYKNSPSFKQFIDGIQDIDCYYKDII, encoded by the coding sequence ATGAGTAAACCCGCCTTTATAATTGATGGATTTACTGAAAAATTAATTTTAGAAAAAATCTGTCCTGGATCTAAAATTACGAGAACAGACTTAAATGGTAAAACAGTAACAATAAAAGCTATTGCTAAAAAAATATCTTCACTTATAAAATTATTAGGAAACAAATTTTATCCAATCATTATTGTAGTTGATAAAGAAGACAGAGAAGAATCATGTGATAAACTTATAGATGAATTAACAACAGAATTAAAACAAAATGGTTGTGAAGATCAAGACATGAGAGTTTTTTTTGCAGATAGAATGATTGAAAATTGGATTATAGCAGATTGGGATATACTTAAAAACTCAAAAGATAAACCTTTAATAACAGATGGTCTAAGAGGTTCAAAAATTATTAAAGAGTCACTTGGAAGTTATAGTAAAACAATTGATGGTGTAAATTTGTTTGTAAAATGTGATTCAAAAATAATCTACAAAAACTCACCTTCATTTAAACAATTTATAGATGGAATACAAGATATTGACTGTTATTATAAAGATATTATTTAA
- a CDS encoding AAA family ATPase, translating into MITNIKVDGFKSLSNFELKLQQGINILVGPNGSGKTNIVLFFEFISKIMDNTVSHSISALGGAGSIFKKIGNESYSDKLTFEISGSRRIKDKEYFNYRYSAIIEISFEKDIIRYTHQNFKVFFTENFIDDTSKIESPKWDIDIDFKSIEEIEQLSIHEYDFKKFKGGIFSDSNRKDVKKRITDFLKNSNLHHTSLIKGLFPFISNYFSYLISDFNGGESFNIVPSKVKEQEDAASPPGIKKDGSGLATTLYAMETNKSFIKDFFKFNLFEDPYEIKYNKSTLEKIISYLQLANSTVSNLDIINDPFDNRLIIKIHIQTKDYSAVLPLSAMSDGTIKWLTLITAILTSKSIYSIEEPENFLHPWMQAEIVNIMREQIINKEYESFVIMTTHSESLLNHSNPNEVLFVTLDCGSTIAKRIENIDILKNEIANTGFGLGHFYFTNVINYE; encoded by the coding sequence ATGATAACAAATATAAAAGTGGATGGTTTCAAATCATTATCAAATTTTGAACTAAAACTTCAACAAGGAATAAATATATTGGTTGGGCCAAATGGATCTGGTAAAACAAATATTGTTTTATTTTTTGAATTTATTTCAAAAATTATGGATAATACCGTAAGTCATTCTATTAGTGCTTTGGGAGGTGCTGGCTCAATCTTTAAAAAAATTGGCAATGAAAGTTATAGTGATAAACTAACTTTTGAAATTAGCGGATCGAGAAGGATAAAGGATAAAGAATATTTCAATTACAGATATTCAGCTATAATTGAAATCTCTTTTGAAAAAGACATAATACGATATACACATCAAAACTTTAAAGTTTTTTTTACCGAAAATTTCATTGATGATACATCAAAAATTGAAAGCCCGAAATGGGATATAGATATAGATTTCAAATCAATTGAAGAGATAGAACAATTGTCAATACATGAATATGATTTTAAAAAATTCAAAGGTGGAATCTTTTCTGATTCTAATAGAAAGGATGTAAAAAAGAGAATCACTGATTTTTTAAAAAATAGTAATTTACATCATACTAGTCTTATAAAAGGTTTGTTCCCTTTTATAAGTAATTATTTCAGTTATTTAATTTCTGACTTTAACGGTGGAGAATCTTTTAATATTGTTCCTAGTAAAGTGAAAGAACAAGAAGATGCCGCATCACCACCTGGAATAAAAAAAGATGGTTCCGGCTTAGCAACAACCTTATATGCGATGGAGACTAACAAGTCATTTATTAAGGATTTTTTCAAATTCAATCTTTTTGAAGATCCATATGAGATAAAATACAATAAGAGTACATTAGAAAAAATAATTTCTTATCTGCAATTAGCAAATAGTACTGTCTCAAATTTGGATATTATTAATGATCCATTTGATAATAGATTAATTATTAAAATACACATTCAAACAAAAGATTATTCTGCAGTTTTACCTCTATCAGCCATGTCAGACGGAACTATCAAATGGCTAACTCTTATAACGGCTATTTTAACATCAAAATCTATATATTCAATAGAAGAACCTGAAAATTTTCTCCACCCATGGATGCAAGCCGAAATTGTTAACATAATGAGAGAGCAAATAATAAATAAGGAATACGAATCTTTTGTAATTATGACAACTCATAGTGAGTCTTTATTAAATCATTCTAATCCAAATGAAGTTTTGTTTGTAACGCTTGATTGCGGTTCAACTATTGCCAAACGAATCGAAAATATTGATATTTTAAAAAACGAAATTGCAAATACGGGGTTTGGCCTAGGACATTTTTATTTTACAAACGTTATTAATTATGAGTAA
- a CDS encoding DUF6261 family protein: MKIALTKLSTKDLATLAQRIISNIQSGKYPVISNHPLTATLQNSYTEYDAVYTKQIYSGKGKDVATADFERDVAYSSLKAFLNGYRKLQSAPNSQSAEDLYSVFKTFGLDLNRLSYSSQTAQMTKLIEALESPENQQKIALLSVNTAFADMKTKHETFETVFGEQAEANAGLRQMTSASAIRRDLEKNLKTYLNLLTAMKNVPDWKLLYSDTNELVKAAKNSEIKRKEEKPE; the protein is encoded by the coding sequence ATGAAAATTGCACTCACTAAGCTGAGCACTAAAGATCTTGCGACTTTGGCTCAAAGAATTATTTCAAACATTCAGTCAGGAAAATATCCTGTCATTTCCAACCATCCTCTTACCGCAACTCTGCAGAATTCCTACACCGAATACGATGCGGTCTACACCAAGCAAATCTACAGCGGAAAAGGAAAAGACGTTGCCACGGCAGACTTTGAAAGGGATGTTGCCTACAGCAGTCTCAAAGCTTTTCTGAACGGCTACCGAAAGCTACAGTCGGCACCCAATTCTCAGTCGGCGGAAGATCTGTACAGTGTTTTCAAAACTTTCGGACTGGATCTCAACCGCCTCAGCTACTCCTCACAAACCGCCCAGATGACCAAGCTCATTGAAGCATTGGAAAGTCCTGAAAACCAACAGAAAATTGCCCTTCTTTCTGTGAACACTGCATTCGCAGATATGAAAACAAAACACGAAACTTTTGAAACCGTGTTTGGCGAACAGGCAGAAGCCAATGCCGGTCTCAGACAGATGACCAGTGCAAGCGCCATCCGCCGCGATCTGGAGAAAAACCTCAAAACCTATCTCAATCTCCTCACCGCTATGAAAAACGTCCCCGACTGGAAACTCCTCTACAGCGATACCAACGAGCTGGTAAAAGCAGCAAAAAATTCGGAGATCAAAAGGAAAGAAGAAAAACCGGAATAA
- a CDS encoding Rossmann-fold NAD(P)-binding domain-containing protein, with translation MKKLGIIGCGWLGNHVADRLSNQYQIFATTTTKSKVDEFESKGFQATLVDFPNELDSEMKAWEAAKELDAIIISVPFSGIRGAQIPMNDKRENLLNFLGDFQGQLFLMSSTGVYAQEDREFTEDDQPAKDVESESFILEKFSKTNILRLAGLMGGARLLKNYNISGLDQLVNHIHYADIASVIEKMLENHSESKVYNVVAPIHPNKEEVINAQQDLPYDGERTTVGRTISPEKLIKELDFEFQYPDPRYFHL, from the coding sequence ATGAAAAAACTAGGAATCATCGGTTGCGGCTGGCTTGGAAACCACGTCGCAGATCGGCTATCAAACCAATATCAAATTTTCGCAACAACGACTACAAAATCGAAAGTTGACGAGTTTGAATCTAAAGGTTTTCAGGCAACACTGGTAGATTTCCCGAATGAACTGGATTCTGAAATGAAAGCATGGGAAGCTGCAAAAGAATTAGATGCAATAATCATCAGCGTTCCGTTTTCGGGAATCAGAGGTGCGCAAATTCCTATGAATGACAAGAGAGAAAACCTGCTGAATTTTCTTGGGGATTTTCAAGGTCAGCTTTTTCTGATGAGCTCCACTGGCGTTTATGCTCAGGAAGATCGGGAATTTACTGAAGACGATCAGCCTGCAAAAGATGTAGAAAGTGAAAGTTTTATTTTAGAAAAATTTTCTAAAACAAATATCCTGAGATTGGCAGGATTGATGGGCGGTGCAAGACTTTTGAAAAATTATAACATCTCAGGTCTGGATCAGTTGGTGAATCATATTCATTATGCAGATATTGCTTCGGTCATTGAAAAAATGCTGGAAAATCATTCTGAATCTAAGGTTTACAATGTCGTTGCCCCAATTCATCCGAATAAAGAAGAGGTAATCAATGCGCAGCAAGATTTGCCTTATGATGGTGAGAGAACGACGGTGGGAAGAACTATTTCTCCTGAAAAATTAATTAAAGAATTGGATTTTGAATTTCAATATCCCGATCCGAGGTATTTTCATTTGTAA
- a CDS encoding type II toxin-antitoxin system RelE/ParE family toxin: MRKVKISSQARLDLIRIEEYLLDNWSEKVADDFYEKLLDAIDILEMTNVNFERYLDTDFRKFLLTKHKYIIYRVIGNEMTVVRILQNFKNPEDNYDSLKDL; the protein is encoded by the coding sequence ATGCGAAAGGTTAAAATTTCTTCCCAAGCAAGGCTTGACTTAATCAGAATTGAAGAATATCTTTTAGATAATTGGAGTGAGAAAGTTGCCGATGACTTTTATGAAAAACTCCTTGATGCTATTGATATTCTGGAAATGACCAATGTGAATTTTGAAAGATATTTGGATACGGATTTTAGAAAATTTCTTTTAACAAAACATAAATATATCATATATAGGGTTATAGGTAATGAAATGACCGTAGTTCGCATCCTACAAAACTTCAAAAACCCTGAAGATAATTACGATTCTCTGAAAGATCTGTAA
- a CDS encoding cytochrome-c peroxidase encodes MYSKLKYFAFASFLLLLFSYSLQDIGLIYPSYFPKPVYDFKKKPLKKATIELGRKLFYDPILSRNNTISCSSCHNSNQAFSHAGNHLSKGIEDGIGDRNSPAIFNLAWQKNFMWDGVIPNIDAQALAPINHPAEMGEDINTAVRKLNKSKEYRTLFYKSFGDSVATSERLMKALSQFQLTIVSANSKYDKVKQKKAQFTDSEKKGYHLYQQNCSSCHSEPLFSTYGFANNGLPADPKLDDHGKWNKSFEPADQWMFKIPSLRNLGYTYPYMHDGRFKTLDEVLDHYEKGIVKSATLAKQLEKPVVFNVKERKDLLSFLATLNDSTLVSNQNYQKK; translated from the coding sequence TTGTATTCAAAACTGAAATATTTTGCCTTTGCATCTTTTTTACTGCTGCTGTTTTCCTACAGTCTGCAGGATATTGGGTTGATTTATCCCTCCTATTTTCCAAAACCTGTTTATGATTTTAAAAAGAAGCCGCTGAAAAAGGCGACAATTGAGCTTGGAAGAAAGCTTTTTTATGATCCTATTTTATCGAGAAACAATACCATTTCCTGTTCATCCTGTCATAATTCCAATCAGGCTTTTTCGCATGCGGGAAATCATTTGAGTAAAGGGATTGAGGACGGAATCGGGGACAGAAATTCTCCTGCAATCTTTAATCTTGCGTGGCAGAAAAATTTTATGTGGGATGGCGTGATTCCAAATATTGATGCACAGGCTTTGGCTCCGATCAATCATCCTGCGGAAATGGGGGAAGATATTAATACTGCTGTTCGAAAACTCAATAAATCAAAGGAATACAGAACGCTTTTCTACAAAAGTTTTGGCGACAGTGTGGCAACTTCTGAACGTCTGATGAAGGCGCTTTCACAATTTCAGCTGACGATTGTTTCGGCCAATTCTAAATATGATAAAGTGAAACAGAAAAAGGCTCAATTTACAGATTCTGAAAAGAAAGGTTATCATCTGTATCAGCAAAACTGCAGTTCATGCCACAGCGAACCTCTTTTCTCCACCTACGGTTTTGCCAATAACGGGCTTCCCGCCGACCCCAAATTAGACGACCACGGAAAATGGAATAAATCTTTTGAGCCGGCTGATCAATGGATGTTTAAGATTCCAAGTCTGAGAAACCTCGGTTATACTTATCCTTACATGCACGACGGCAGATTTAAAACTTTAGATGAAGTTTTGGATCATTATGAAAAAGGAATTGTGAAAAGCGCGACTTTAGCGAAACAGCTTGAAAAACCGGTAGTTTTTAATGTAAAAGAAAGAAAAGATTTGCTGTCTTTTTTGGCAACTTTAAATGATTCTACTTTAGTTTCAAACCAAAATTATCAGAAAAAATAA
- a CDS encoding RDD family protein, translated as MEQKYFIHDGIDKKGPYTLEELRSQDVKRYTLIWHGGLNNWTEAEKLYELKCLFETASPTINLSKEIQVVPPSLPQTTNDVNYRIGNIEYLNDNTIKVYYENEIVQYRFANFGERLGARLLDVLVIILPAMLILVLPGWLYFSLMHSGTDQQTLGQKAANIKLLSTDGMKVNFGQATGRFFVNILNVMTFFIGFFMFFFNRRNQCLHDSISSTIVVSELRRERRF; from the coding sequence ATGGAACAAAAGTATTTTATTCATGACGGGATAGACAAAAAAGGTCCCTATACTTTGGAAGAACTCAGGTCGCAGGATGTAAAAAGATATACCCTGATCTGGCATGGCGGCCTCAACAACTGGACAGAAGCTGAAAAACTGTACGAACTCAAATGCCTTTTTGAAACAGCTTCTCCAACCATCAATCTAAGCAAAGAAATTCAGGTAGTGCCACCCAGCCTTCCTCAAACAACCAATGATGTCAATTACAGAATCGGGAATATTGAATATCTGAATGATAATACTATTAAAGTGTATTACGAAAACGAGATTGTTCAGTACCGCTTTGCTAATTTCGGAGAAAGACTCGGAGCGAGATTGCTGGATGTTTTGGTAATAATTTTACCGGCAATGCTTATTCTGGTGCTGCCAGGATGGCTGTATTTTTCACTGATGCACAGCGGTACCGATCAGCAGACACTCGGACAAAAAGCAGCAAACATAAAACTTTTGAGCACAGACGGAATGAAAGTAAATTTCGGACAGGCAACCGGTAGGTTTTTCGTCAATATCCTAAATGTAATGACATTTTTTATAGGCTTTTTCATGTTCTTTTTCAACAGGAGAAATCAGTGCCTGCACGACAGTATTTCAAGCACAATCGTTGTTTCAGAACTCAGAAGAGAAAGAAGATTTTAA
- a CDS encoding GNAT family N-acetyltransferase, with the protein MNTSENKISVNRLIEIKPYQDIYRPQILSIWERSVLATHHFLSQTDFEEIKILVNSIDFNQFEVFCLTDEDIVIGFVGVHSNKIEMLFLEPQYFGQGLGKSLLEFAVNKLEANQLDVNEQNENALKFYRKSGFEILERTEKDEQGRAYPLLRMKLK; encoded by the coding sequence ATGAATACTTCTGAAAACAAAATTTCTGTGAACAGGTTGATTGAAATCAAACCTTATCAGGATATTTACCGGCCACAAATTCTTTCAATATGGGAAAGATCGGTTCTTGCGACACATCATTTTTTGAGTCAGACAGATTTTGAAGAGATAAAAATACTCGTCAACAGTATAGATTTTAATCAATTTGAGGTCTTTTGTCTCACCGATGAAGATATCGTTATAGGTTTCGTTGGAGTACACAGTAATAAAATTGAAATGCTGTTTCTCGAACCTCAGTATTTTGGTCAGGGTTTAGGAAAAAGTCTGCTGGAATTTGCCGTAAACAAGTTGGAAGCAAATCAGCTTGACGTGAACGAGCAAAATGAAAATGCTTTAAAGTTTTATCGGAAATCTGGCTTTGAAATTTTGGAAAGAACCGAAAAAGATGAGCAGGGTAGAGCTTATCCGCTGTTGAGAATGAAACTTAAATAG
- a CDS encoding thioredoxin family protein has translation MKKLILTFIVCLFSISFVSAQESADVVMSNALAQAKKEQKKVLLIFHASWCGWCKKMDQNLQKPEVKPYFTKYFVTTHLTVMESPNKKNLENAGGDQVLKKYGGSEDQGIPFWVIINSNGEMEENSIDEKKDNIGCPSAPEEVDSFIKKLAKTTKLKKDELEKIKTVFAAKK, from the coding sequence ATGAAAAAACTAATCCTCACCTTCATCGTTTGCCTTTTCAGTATTTCTTTTGTCAGTGCTCAGGAAAGTGCAGATGTTGTAATGTCCAATGCTTTGGCGCAGGCTAAAAAAGAACAGAAAAAAGTGCTTCTCATTTTTCATGCCTCATGGTGTGGATGGTGCAAAAAGATGGATCAGAATCTTCAGAAACCGGAAGTTAAACCTTACTTTACTAAATATTTTGTTACAACACATCTGACTGTGATGGAATCTCCAAACAAAAAAAATCTTGAGAATGCAGGAGGCGATCAGGTTTTAAAAAAGTACGGTGGTAGTGAAGATCAGGGAATTCCGTTTTGGGTAATTATCAATTCAAATGGTGAGATGGAAGAAAATTCAATCGACGAAAAGAAGGACAATATTGGCTGCCCGTCTGCGCCTGAAGAAGTGGATAGTTTCATTAAAAAACTGGCCAAAACAACCAAATTAAAAAAGGACGAACTGGAAAAAATTAAAACTGTTTTTGCTGCAAAAAAGTAA